ATTTTCCACAGCCGCTTGGTCCCATCACGGTGAGCACTTGTCCCGGTTCAATTTGAGCATGGAACTGCTCAAATAACACCTCGCCGTTTGGCTTAGAAACGGTGAGGTTGTTTAGAAATAGAGTCATAGATTGCTCGCTGATTCATTAATGGTTTTGAACGTCTTCTGGTAAGTCGACTGAAAAAGAGTGCCATCGTGAAAAACACCAGTGGCAGCAGCGCTTGCCAAAGTGCATAAATGGCGGTTACTCGACGGTCAAAGCCGCTCGATAGCGCAACAGCTTCGGTCGTAATGGTCGCGATTCGCCCAGCTCCTAACATAAGTGTGGGTAAATATTGGGCTAAGCTGACACTGATTCCGACAGCCCAAGCATAAAAAATAGCGGGTAGTAACATACGGAATTTAATCGAAAACAATACATGTAATGGTGACTTACCTAACCAACCCGCTTTGGTATAGTTTGGGTCATAGCTTTTCCATGGGCCATCAAGGGCTAAGTAGACAAATGGAAAAGCAAAAAAGATGTGCGACCAGATCACCCAAAACCAGAAGCGATCTCCAGAGAGGTAGAGCGCAATCACCTGTATGCCAAATAGCATCGACAATTGCGGAATGAGCATAGGCAGGGCGATAACATAATCAGGTAAGTGCTTTTTACCATTATGTTTATATTCTTGAGCGATCAGTGCTAAAAGCAGCGCTAAAGAGGCAGAAACTAGTGCCAGCAGTACGCTATTTAGTACAATTGGCACAATGCCTTGCCATTCAAATTGCCAAAAACGCAGGCTAAACTGAGTTGGTACTAAATCAGGAAAACGCCAGCGCTGCGCAATGCTCCAAATCAGCAGCAAGGGCACGATACTCACCGCAATTGAAACGGCGGAGCCAAGAATAGTTAACCCCGGCAGCGAAAAGCCCGATCTTCCAGAAAACTGCCAGCGGTTACACCATCGTGTCACCAACCTCTCGGTACCCACAACCAATAACATTAAGCAGCTTGCGAGCACGAATAATGTAATTGCGCCTGCAGAGGCTCTAGGTAATAGCGCCAAATCAGGGTCGTTAAACCATTGCCAAACGAGTACCGCAAAGGTAGGTGGATTGGATGGGCCAATCACTAAAGCGACATCAACCACGGCAACGCCATAGGCAATGACCGCAAAGATGGCAAAGCGCATTTTGCTTAGCCATTGAGGGAAGATGACTTTGAGCCACATTTGCGCTGGAGTATAACCGAGCATGGTAGCGACTTGATTACTTTGTTCTACCTTTAACTGCTGTAACACAGGAATGCTCATCAAGAGCAAAAATGGCAGCTCTTTCAGTGCTAGAGCGAGTGTTAGCCCCAAGCCATAAGGATCGTTAACCAGAAGTGGCTGCCTACTGGGATCTGTTTGCCAATCGAATAGCGTAAAAGCGGCACGAGCGATAATCCCAGTTGGCGCCAACAGAAACGAAAATCCAATCGCAAAAGCGACGTGGGGTAGGGCGAGCAAAGGTGCTAATAGACTTTCCACCTTATGCCAACTTCGGCTTAGCCATAGTCGTTGCACAATCGCAAAGCTGAATAGCGTCGCAAGTACAGTGCTGACGATAGCGCTAAACAAGGTGATTAGCAGTGACTGTTGCACGCCATGCCAAGCAAACATCTGCGCGTACCCATTTGCACTTACCTCGGTCATTGCTAAAGGTGGGATATACCCAAGCGATGAAATTAATACACCGAGTAGACCCGGTGCAATGGGTAAGCAGCAAACAAGTACGACTAGGCTATAACTCAGTTTTCGCATTAATGGCTAGTTTCCGTATCGCTCGAGCCATGCTTTTTCTAGTGCGAGTTGCCAATTCGGGTGTGGTTCTGCAATAGATTTAAATAGCGTGGTGTTTTTCGCGCTGCCGGTAAGATATTGGTTTTCCAGCACCGATGGATCACCCCAAATATTAAGATCGCCTTTACGTGATTGTGCTTCTGGACTGAGGAGGAAGTTAATCACCACTTGCGCTGCTTCTGGAGAATTCGCGTTCCACGGGATAGCAAGAAAGTGGATATTGGACAATGCGCCTGACTGCATCGCATAAGCGGCAGTAGTGGGGGCAAGTTTTCCGGTTGCTTGCGCTGAGAACACCGCATTCGGATTAAAGGTAATTGCCAAATCCAATTGCCCGTCATCAAGCAATTGAGTCATTTCGGAACTTCCATTCGGGAATTGTTTACCTTGACGCCAAGCGACTTGGTGAAGGCTATCCAGGTAAGTCCAAAGTGGTTCAGTAACAACTTCAAAATCGCTTTCTGTTACTGGTTTGCTTAATCGAGGATCATTGTTGGTTAACTCAATCAACAGTGCCTTAAGAAAACTAGTGCCGTGAAACTCAGGTGGACGAGGGTAGCTAATACGATTTGGGAATGCATTCGCATAGCTTAGAAGCTCGGCAAAAGACTTAGGCGGATTATTTAAAGTCTCGGTATCGTGAATAAATACCAACTGGCCAACACCCCAAGGTGCTTCAAGTCCAAGAGTTGGCTCGGAAAAGTCACTGTCGACAGGCAAAGACTTATCGACATAGCGCCAGCTCGGTAATTTACTCACAAAGGGACCGTATAGCAGACCATTATGCTTCATGGATTTGAAG
Above is a window of Vibrio taketomensis DNA encoding:
- a CDS encoding ABC transporter substrate-binding protein; this translates as MTRLFILLSCFLFSFNSLATDDWQTITNKAKGQTVYFHAWGGSQEINNYLRWTAQQVQQKYGITLKHVKVSDIAETTARLITEKAASKNRGGSVDMVWINGENFKSMKHNGLLYGPFVSKLPSWRYVDKSLPVDSDFSEPTLGLEAPWGVGQLVFIHDTETLNNPPKSFAELLSYANAFPNRISYPRPPEFHGTSFLKALLIELTNNDPRLSKPVTESDFEVVTEPLWTYLDSLHQVAWRQGKQFPNGSSEMTQLLDDGQLDLAITFNPNAVFSAQATGKLAPTTAAYAMQSGALSNIHFLAIPWNANSPEAAQVVINFLLSPEAQSRKGDLNIWGDPSVLENQYLTGSAKNTTLFKSIAEPHPNWQLALEKAWLERYGN
- a CDS encoding ABC transporter permease, which codes for MRKLSYSLVVLVCCLPIAPGLLGVLISSLGYIPPLAMTEVSANGYAQMFAWHGVQQSLLITLFSAIVSTVLATLFSFAIVQRLWLSRSWHKVESLLAPLLALPHVAFAIGFSFLLAPTGIIARAAFTLFDWQTDPSRQPLLVNDPYGLGLTLALALKELPFLLLMSIPVLQQLKVEQSNQVATMLGYTPAQMWLKVIFPQWLSKMRFAIFAVIAYGVAVVDVALVIGPSNPPTFAVLVWQWFNDPDLALLPRASAGAITLFVLASCLMLLVVGTERLVTRWCNRWQFSGRSGFSLPGLTILGSAVSIAVSIVPLLLIWSIAQRWRFPDLVPTQFSLRFWQFEWQGIVPIVLNSVLLALVSASLALLLALIAQEYKHNGKKHLPDYVIALPMLIPQLSMLFGIQVIALYLSGDRFWFWVIWSHIFFAFPFVYLALDGPWKSYDPNYTKAGWLGKSPLHVLFSIKFRMLLPAIFYAWAVGISVSLAQYLPTLMLGAGRIATITTEAVALSSGFDRRVTAIYALWQALLPLVFFTMALFFSRLTRRRSKPLMNQRAIYDSISKQPHRF